gtttgagcagagtttgtgctgatatttgtttgtttgattgagtgtctttgtctctgatttttcttcctccttttatagatgaTTTGGCTTGGCTGTCTGCAGTGTTGATTTTGCCCGAATGCATCTGAAGGGCAATgactcatcaactttttacttgtactgccattgtaaagtacttttgggctgattagctggctggtctacaccacttgacctCTAGGTAGGTGAGCAGGTAGTTTAAATAAGATGCACCTGGTCGGGAAACAAGCCCTTTCTTGCTTCTGGAATTTGGCTGGGCCTTGGACTTTTCCTTCTTCTGAACCTTCTTTTGGGCTAACCTCTTCTTAAcctaaagttcaagttttatcccaaacagtgccctcttcaattaatattcaggctggaattccaggcgccaatattgattgaatagtCGCATGCTTGTATACCTGCTCtcggaacttgtgttttccagATGGGATGAATGCAATCTTGCATCTCTTGCTCTTCTCATGACCTTTGAGCTATCCTCTAAGGTTCCAATAAATTCCAGCTCAAAACTTCTCCTGTCCAGCCAATAGATCATCTTCAACCTTCTCTTTTATCACCCTCAGACGTTTCTGCCTTCTTAGTCTTCTTCTAAACCTGGAAAATGGGTTCCTCTGGATTCAATTGGGGTTTCCTCCATTTTCGTGAGAAAATGGATTTTCATCAATTATTTactatctccaacacctttggttaGACAACCCACTATccccaacacctttggtcagaCACCCCGTTATCCCCAACACTTTTGGTCAGGCGGTTTTCTCCTGAGGGTTTGCCCTCCTGCTCATTGCTTTGATAAGTCGGGCTTCACCATCATATCCGGTGATGATCCTTATCGAGGGTCCTTTACCAAGCTCAtcttggccgcacaacccgatcacctgcCTGATCAGGTTTTGTCCATGAAGATACCAGAAACTAGTCGAGACACCAACACAATGTAGAAGGaatgaaacatgacacattGAGACTTACTCTGATGTAATTTTATCAATTCGTCGAAATGAATGAAGTATCATTTTAACAACTTTTATCTTTCTGTCTTCTTGAATGGTTGATGAATACACTGCATTCCAACACCTGCTTTATTTCTCATcttcttcaatataacaatccctaacatcccataatgtagggCAATACCTTTTTAAGAATTTGACATTGATGAGATGTTTTTGCCAATTTCCTTCAAGATCAGCCAAGTAATATCCTCCATTGTCTAATACTTGACTAACAATtaaaggaccttcccatgtcaGGCTCCATTTCCCAAAGCCCCTAAGCTAAGCTCCTAGAGGGAGGACTGCCTTCCATACTAAATCTCATTCCTTGAAAGACTTCAGTTTTACCTTATTGTTATAAGTTCGGGCAACAACTCTCTTCCCttcttgaatctggttcaaggccTCATTTCGGGTTACATCTAAATCTTCAATCCCCTGACATATAACTTCTATGTACTCTTCACTATGTAACCcgaattgattttgaattttgacaGAACTTACATTGATTTCCATGGGAAGAACCGCATCTTGCCCGAACGTCAAAGCATAAAAAGTTGTCCCCGTTCCTGCCCGTTTAGAGGTTCAGTATGCCCACAGAGTATTCCTTAGCTTTTCATGCCACTTTTTCGGGCTATCTGTTACCATCCTTTTGATAATGTTTATCAAAATCTTGTTGCTGGCTTTGGCTTGACCATTTGACTGAGGGTAGTAAGGACTagactggatcatctttattttgtattttcttgcaaattcttcaacttcttttgatataaaagatggcccacgatccATGACTATGGTTTCGGGCACCCCAAACCTATGCAGAATCTTGGTCTCAATAGACTTCTTGACTGCAGCTGAAGTTATGGTCTTTACAGCtgatgcttctacccatttggtgaaataatccgttgccacaattatgaaagtaTGCCCCTTACTAGAAGATGGATAAATTTGtccgatgaagtccattgcccatcctctaaaGGGCCAAGGTTTAACCAGATTTAAAGGTACTGAAGGCACATGTTGGAGGGGTCCATGCCTTTGACATTCCTCACAGCCTCAGGCATAAGACTTGTAATCTTTTTCTACGTCAGGCCAGAAATACCCATACCTCCTAATCAACCACCTCATCTTCGTTCCAGCTTGATGTGCCCCACATATCCCTTCATGTACCTCGGCCATTACTCTCATAGATTCTTCTTGACCTAAACATTTCAGTAGGAGCCCATCCGGAGTTTTCCTTAACAGGTTCTCCTCCCATAAGACATACTTAGTTGCTTGTTGTCTATTCTTCTTGCTTGTGGGTGCAGAAGGATCTttcaaatgatgaatgataGGCGATCTTCAGTCTTCCGTCTCAGTTTCTAGGACCATTATATCTAGACTGAATCCCCTTTTTAAGATAGAAGGAAGATTTCTTCTTTGAACCTCGACATCTACTCCATACTTCCTTTCCTGGATTGGTACTCCCGAGGCTATTTGCGCTATCTTGTTGGCCGCTAGATTAGATTCCctgggaacatgattaactgatACTTCAGAATCCCAATAGCTCAATAATTGTGTGGTCGCCAAGTAATACCCAGCCatggtgatatgtctgcacttgtaTTCTCCACTTAGCTGGTTTATCACTAACTTTGAATCACCAAATACCTCTACCTCCATTGCCCCCAACTCTATCAAGATCTCCAAGCCAATTATTAAGGCTTCATACTCCGCCTGATTGTTGGTATTCCCTTGGTAATCTAGAAGGAATGAATAATAATTGTGAACTCTTTAGGGATTTATGATGACAATCCTTGCTCCAGAAGCCTTCTAAGTGTAAGAACCATCAAAATAAAGCTTCCAAGGAGTAATCCAAAGACCAGTTAccctttttatttcttgttaGACCCATTCTTCTTTGCCCGAGATGCCATTGCCTGGTGGGATCCAAACATTAATTATTTCCAGGATCCCTGGTACATTGACGATCTCATCTTGAGACTCTTGGTGCTCTGTTAAAAAGTCAGCAATTGCTTGGCCCTTGACCGCCCTTTGGGGTACATATTGAAAGCTGAActctgataatgctagaatccacttcccagTCCTTCCTATTAGCATTGGTTTTGACAACatatactttatcacatctgttttggcaatgatatgcatgtgacaaggtaacatgtaatgcctcaaCTTACTAGCAGTGAAATACAGAGCTAGGCACAACTTCTTTATGGGGGAGTACCTTGTTTCTACCTCAGTCAaaattctactgaggtagtataCTGCCTCTTCCTTTCCGCCTTCATTGTTTTGAGCTAGTAAACTCCCGATTGATTTCTTTGAAGCAGAGATATATAGCTTTAAGGGTTCtcccctttgaggtggtaccaacactggtggagaagtcaaataggCTTTGATGATGTCAAAAGCCTTTTGGTGTGGTGGTCCCCATTCGAAACTCTCTGTATCCTTCAGTCTCAATAGAGGAGTGAATGGCTGAATTTTGCCTGCTAAATTGGCAATGAACCtccttaagaaattaattttgcctAGCAGTCTCTGAAGTTGCATTTTGTTGGTAGGCGGAAgtgactccattattgcccgaaacttgttcttgtccacttctacacctctttgatgaaccaggaatcccaagaagttgcccgctcttactccaaacAAGCACTTCTTTAGATTCATCTTGAGTTTATGGATTCTCATCCTTGTCAATGCTTGCCTGAGGTCTATCAGATGCTACTCTTCTGTTTTGGAtttcaccacgatgtcatcGATGTACACCTCCATGTTATGGCCaatcaaatcatgaaaaatagCATTCATCGCTCTTTGGTAGGTTGCACCAGCATTCTTGAGTCCGAACGGCATGActagatattcatatgcccccacatgatCGGGACACCTAAAagttgttttatgtatatcttcctgggccatctttatctgattatatccggcatttccatccataaaagataagactttatGTTTTGCTACCGCATCTATGGACAGgtcagccatgggcatgggatattcaTCTTTTGGTATGGCGCCATTAATGTTTTtgtaatcaacacaacatcgtactgcttttgttatgACTTTTAAAATGGGTACAATATTGGCTAACCACTCTACATATTTAGCAGGTCTAATAAATCCAGCTTTCACTAgtctttcaatttcttctttgaccttttcttctatctcttttgacatccttcgtggtgcttgcttgacaggtttatatccctccttgatgggcattttgtgttccaccaaggttgaatctaaacctggcatctcggtataatgccaagcaaaacaatctttaaattcttgCAGAAGACAGACAATCTTTGCCTGATAATTAGTTTCTAATAAGCCACTGATTTGTATAGGTCTTGGATCTTCTTCTGTCCTtagatcaataacttccaaaGGATCTTGCACTTCTGGTGGTGGCTTGTCAGGTTCTGTACACAAAAATTTGACTAACTCCGGGCTCTCGGGCAAGTCGTCTGGTCTATCTAAATCATATATGCACTCGGCCATTCGTATGGCCACCTCCAATTCTTCTCCGTAAAGTTCTTCCTTGTTTTCATCCTGGCCGGTTGAAGTTCTTGGCTGCCGCTCATGCTCTTATTTTCCTAGGAGCtccctttcttgttttctttctctcccATACACCAACAATCTTTTGATCAAGGACCTGACTGCTGTTACTTGatcattccttttttttttttctgtcattaATGGTATTGAGGTGTTGGGACGATACAGGGTCTATCCCATTCTTCTCTAGTGAAAAACATTCCTTGTTCTAAGAGCTTTTGGgtcgtcaccttggtagggtgGCCGTTCTTATCTGCTCCTGAACATTGCAGAATTCCTACATTAGGATCGTAGAAATTTGCTTCCGCTACATTGGGTGTAGGAAGAAATGTCCGTGACTCGAcctctaccatctcccaaaagcctggtCCCCTTGTTCCTGCTTCGTGGTAAACAGCAACTTGTTGATGTAGAGTGGAGGGTATGGCAAGACTTTGGTAGATCCAATCTCTTCCGAGTAATGCTCCATAGGTGGAAGCATAATCCACCATAAAGAATGCTAGCATGATTTGCTTGGATCCCAAGTCCACTTCTAAAGGTAATATCCTATGAGTTTTGGTGATAGCACCGGAGAAGCTCGAGACCGTGAGATCTGTGGGAATGAGATCTTCTACACCTTTTcctatcttcttcatttgcttggcGGGCAATATGTTAACAGTTGCTCATTCATCAATTAAAACTCTTTTGAAGGGAACTCCCTCCAAATGAGCTGCAACATATATTAGCTTAAGATGGTTGGCTAGCAACATGTTTGGGCTGCTGAACACCATTTTATCAGTATAAATTCTTAACGGACCATTCTAGAATGTCTTTGATGATTCAGTTTTTCCCAATTCTTCCTCTTCGGCTACTTCAACGCTGACATGGGCCATCATTGGTTCTGCTGTCAAATAGTCACCTTCCATAGTAGTGGGCTGATCAGGCTCAGCACCAAACATGGCGGATAACATATACGTCATGTTGATATGAAAGGTACTAGGCTCTGGAAAGTCTTATTTCTTGCTCCCGATTTGTTCCATAAATTCGTCTAACCAGGCCATCGCATCTTCTGGGAGTAAAGGTTCTGGTGCTCCCTCCTGTTGATTTATGCCTGAATCTGGTATCTGCTTGGGAACTTCACCTAAAGGATTCAATGATACACCAAGGAGCTTCCTCTCAGGCGAAACAGTTCCAAAACAAATAGGCTCTGTCCTCAATCCAGGAGTGGGCATCATTAtcatatcttcttgagctcttctCAATATCCTGTACTTCCCAGGGTGTAGGCTTTGTGGTACATGGTTTCCCTCACCCTCTGTTTTGCTATTAGCCCTCTGCACCTCCTTTTTACTCCTCCAGTTAAACTGACTACTTCCCCTAGAGGgtgttttttcaaacttttgattCTTTGAGGCTTCAGATGTCACGGGAATCTTTAAAGAATTCATATAGGCTTTATGATGCCTCTGGACCCTTCTGATCATAGAggctcccatttgtttggtgggTTGGCCATTTTTCCCGACCACGTACCATTTTCGTCCGAGACAGGCAAGGTTCTTCTTTTTGACTGGATTTGATATCCTATCATTTCTTTTATCATCTCTCCCTACACGGCCATATTGAGGATGCCTTATCTCCCTCTCTTTTATACCTTTAGCCTCCTTGTCTTCTGCCTCCTCAGAAGCTTCGTGATTTCGAAACACTTCTGATAAAGCTTTAGGTTGGGAATCCCCTCCTAACCGTTGAAAGACACTTCGGGAAGTCTCTCTTCTTACTGTCCATCTAGCTTTTTCATAGGcctcttttctttctccttcctcttTCCTTCTGATTAGTTCATGATCAATGAGGACTCCTGCTGGCGGTACTTCgagctcacactcgcattggcatCTACTGCATAGAACCATTCCTTTGATTATGGCTGCTTTTGGATGTTCGGGCAATTTGATCACCCCTTTTGTGGATTTGTCAGCTGGCCTTCCTTCTTTTGTCTCCTTTGTAACCTTCCCTTTCCCCTTCTCAGCCCATTCTAAATTAATCATTTTAACTGGGGCTTCTGAAAAAGGGTCTGCATGCTTGTTTAGCATTGTTTCGACTTGCATCGGATATAGGTTAGGTGGACTGTTTGTCAAGATCGTCTCTTCATCTGGCTGGCTGGCCTCcagtttttctctttcttcttccccatcATCTTCCCTCCTAACTAGAGGTAAAGATATGGGAATATTTGGTTTCATAAGGCCTGTTTTCCTTTTGAAGTCTGCATAGGCGTTTTCCAATCTTTGCAACATCTGCAACAAGGTAGTTTGCAAATCTTCAGGTAGCTCTGACATATTGCTTTAGCAAATAAGATTTGACGTATGTgttatcccaccgggcgtgccaaaatatgtttgctccctaaatccgccatggGCTTTGCGGGCAAGCCGGggatttacttcacatacgagattgctgggtgcgggcgtgccactactagatgccgctagtagacgggatttgaatgattgaggttgcgccttttgatttcaaatcaagagattgtgccatttgagggggagttgctcaaatcaaggttctttctttgccttaaaaataaggactttacttatatggagagatagaacaatatgtaaatgacaaggttgctcGAAAATGTAAATGATagaggaaagtgactaatattgcagattgcttgtaatttaaatgactaaaaataaGTTGTACATAAAGACTACAAATGAGATTGATACTACAAGTAAgtagcagagctaataaactagacaaaagatggcttttgtgAGGGCTGATCCTAaaaaggatgaaggcttgggggTTAACTACAGCTtcgtgaaggcaaatctggtttgagcagagtttgtgcttgtatttgtttgtttgattgagtgtctttgtctctgatttttcttcctccttttatagacgatttgGCTTGGCTGTCTGCAATGTTGATTTTGCCCGATTGCATCTGAAGGGCAATgactcatcaactttttacttgtactgccattgtaaagtacttttgggctgattagcttgctggtctacaccacttgacccCTAGGTAGGTGAACAGGTAGTTTAAATGAGCTGCACCTGGTTGGGAAACAAGCCCCTTCTTGCTTCTGGACTTCGGCTGGGCCTTGGACTTTTCCTTCTTCTGAACCTCCTTTTGGGCTTTCTTTTGGGCTAACCTCTTCTtaacccaaagttcaagttttatccCAAACAATCTTATTTTAATCAAAAGCGTtcaaataactttatttaacgattagacaaaaaaatcaaatcctaaCAAGACAACTTGCATAGATTACATAATCCCAGTCCATGTACACTGGTTGATCATTCATGCACTAGTTATcctactttctctctcctctctctctattcTTTCCTCTTTTATCACTCTTGTGTCTTGTGGGACCTATTATTTTCCAAGGCTGAAGTAAGACAGATCATAATACGAATAGCTTAAGAATCAGGTTATGGACTCCACAATTCCAACCAGATTGAGCTGTACAAATGGACCAAGGATGCCACCATCATCTTGTGTTTTGAAAAGGTAAGCGAAGTCTGCCGACTTCGCAGAGATTGACCATTCGTGTTccataaaacaagaaaacctgATCCGATTGGGATAAAAAAAGTTTCCTATATTCTTAAAGATTCCTACAATCTAGAGGTTAGGATGTGTGACTAGTAAACATACTCCTAAAAGGATGCAACACCTCTCTATAGATATTCTTTAAGGGTTCTTTGAGTTTAATACTGATTTCATATCTTAAAAGATCTCACTTCCGACTTGTATAATGAACCCACTTGTCTAGAGTTCATTTTTGGTAACGCAATTATCAAATACTCTATTCTCTTACCCGCTGCTTGAGTCTCATATATTCTTACTAACTGAACTGTTGAATGACCTTTCAATGGTATCCCACTGGTGCCCAGGTTGTCTTATGATCGTTTACTCTTTTACAAGTAGTCGAGTTTGTACATCTCCTCCACACACGGTGGGCGtgcaaatttggttccaacaattggTACTTTCATTCGGAGTAAACTCATATTCATGCGACAAAAGTACTCTACCACAATCATGTATGCCGAAAAAAGTTCAGTTAACGCTGATGCCAACACCTCGATTGGCAAAAAGCAAGAAATCACTCAAGCCCTTAACGCAAGCAATCAAGCCCATGATGTCTCAATCGTCCCAAGAAGAATGACGCTCCAAGTGCTGGAGTCCCTCCCACCATGGATCAAATATAGGAGACTTTGCTGAAAATCAGCTCTTCCATTGGCGATCAGACAATCAAGGCTTCACCAGTAAAGAACCACTCAAACTTCGTTGATATCAAAAGACTAGGGGTGGACACAGTCCGATTTGGCCTTATTCCACCCTcaaaccaaaaccgaaaccgaaaaataTCAATGATTCGAGTATGCTTATATTTATTATAAAACTGTATGGGTTGGTTCACGCCGGTTCCAGTTCAGCTCATGCCGGTTTACAATTCtaacaaaaattatatatatgtttcgaATCTTCTACTTCCAATACCAAACAAATATTTCTACCACCAATTTAAGCAAATCCTCCATTTGTTCTATAGGTTTTTCATGGCTAGATGCGGTGGGTTCAATGGTGGCGTGGCTTTGATTTGTGGTGATAGTTAAGATTTCGGCTGTTTTGTGCTATGCAGGCTCGGATGTGGGTTATGCTAGATTTGGGTGTAATGTGTTTTTTAGTTGCTAGTTTAGTGATTTAGAGTTGGTTTCTTCTACAGTTGTGTTAGAATTAGCACTAATAATCTCCATTTGGTGAATCATTAATGTCATCAAACATCCCAAGAGTAGCAGATTTTCACTGCAAACATACATCAAAGTTTAGGAGTACTCCCGGCCCTAACCCTAATCCCCCAGAAAAGGCGACATATTCGGTCGCATCTAAATTGAATTTGACATTGAAAGGGAATCCATACAAAATTTATGCCATAAATCCTTGCATATACATCACTTCCAGCTGGTTGTTATGACCTAGCACCTACATTACATATAATCACTCACAATATCACCCCACTCGCACCGTACCTCATTGAGTTCAGCTTGTGTGTAGGCATCTAACGCCTTCCCGTCCCACTGAAACAAGATAAAGAAAACATTTATCATTAACGAGTGCAAAAACATAGAACATTAATGTCCAACGCGACTAAAGAATGCAGTAGCTGTGTGTGCTTCTAAATGAATTTGGTGACAGCAACCTCTAACATTACAGTTGATTCCGTATCAGGCAATCCTTATTACCGAGCTGTCTAAAACATAATCCTTCGGAAAATTATCATGCTAAAGGAAAAGAAGGATGCACAATATGGCTAGGGGGAGGGGACTTGCTTTCTAACTGAAGGATATTTACatagcttatatatatataatcgcACCATGTTCAATTATACCGCAAATTACACATTTGCACACCACAATCTATTTAGCTTATAcaattcttccttcttctttcttgtgtGTAGATAAGGTAAAGATTGCCCCTGCAAAATGCTAACAATTCGCAGCTACCGCCTCAATACGACAAACATGTTTGTTTTGTAAATACCCTTAGCAGTTGCTTGACAATGTTCCTATATCCCCCTAAAGAAATGTAATGCAAAACTGAACTTAGAAGGTCACCCTACAACAGTAGTACTCTCAACAATTTGCTTAACAAAGCATTGTTTGTGCACAATGAGAGCATACAGCTTCATCTCATCAacggataaaaatccaacaaaaGGCACAACTATATACATTCTGTTAGCAAAATTGCAAATATTTCATAGTTCAGCATGCACAAACATAAAAGATTAGACAATAATAACTGAGAGCTGCAATAATtggaaaacaaatttaaacgaCCCTCATTTAATGGGCCTAACGGAGATTCACTCATTTGCAGCAGATAACACGCTGAGTAGACCACATAGAAAAAGACAAACCACTTTAGAACTCCATGTGCAGTAGATAAAGGAGATTCACTCATTTGCAGTAGATTATAGATGCCGCTACAAGGCAACCCACAAAGCATAATGAGTAGcaattgaaaaggaaaaaagcaCCTCAACCATGTTACAACTTATGCCAATGCAATTCACACCGGTACAGAAAACCTTAGAACAGTTATTTGTACCTTTGCTGCGAATGAAAGGTTTTCATCCTCTATGATTTCTTTCATGTATCTCATGACATAATACCCGCACTCCATATTTGATGGTTGTTTAGGACCCTACACACAATTCAAAAGTATATTAGTTTCTATTGATTCCTTCAACACTTCTGATTTGTTATTAGGTAAATGAACAATAATAACATACCGTTAGTACTTTCCATATGGGTGGCTTTTGGACTCCCCTACCCATTTGAGCGTTGAACTGGCTAATACCACTTcagcaccaaaaaaaaaaaagttacaatcTAGAAAGATTAATACAATAATTTCATTTACATAAGTGAAGTAGGACAGCTTGATTACTTGTTTACAACATATTTCCATTCTTCCTCGTGCATGCTCCGTCGAAGAGAGTCCATGAAATAGCGCTGAAGGGGGTCCATGAAGTAGCATACGTCTTTGCCTTCACTAATGATAGTCAACATCCAATGATAGCTACATATTGGACCAGAATTATTTTAGCGAAAGTCAAATGTTTTCTTGGTTCATCAAACACAGAAGGTTGACAAACATCGAATGGAGAAGGCTTGACTTACCCGGAATTGTAAGGTACCAAAAGAACTTGATCGGAAGGCACATTTTGTAACCCAGCTGCTAGCATTCTTGATTTGTGGTCGGAATCACCTACCCCAACCGAAATGCTTGAAGGGTCAGTCAAAGCAACCATATTGACCATGTTTGATTCCTTTAACTTATTATATAAGTGCCTAAAACATAAAGTCGTAAGGGTTAATTTTAGTGGGTCTGCACATATCATATTCCATGTTTCGTTTACAGGGTTATAATCTGACATATATGTTGAAGAAATAAGAGGACCGTCTACTCGTTCTAATCTGAGTAGATGCCAATCAAGAAAATGAAACCCATGCCGaagcacgcacacacacacacacaatatatatatatatatatatatatatataaggacaGCACCACAATAGGCAAATCTTCCATTTCTCACGTGGAACAAATACTCTACAAAAACTGGAagtaaaggtcgtacccagtgcacaaggctcccgctttacgcagggtctgggagaggtgaatgtcggctagccttacccccatttatggagaggctgctctcaagtctcgaacccgagacctactgctcatggacgaaggcacttgccatcgcacaaAAAAGAAGCTTAATCTCTCAATAGCACAGTAAATATGAATAAATAACCAGCTAATGATCGTAACGGTATAAAAAGAAATATGAAATACAACTTCAAAATTGGATTAATTGGTAAATTATCATAAGCATTTTGTATTTTACctatttaataattatttttgtatttacctCATGTAAACAATCATGCATGTGGCCGAGATTTCCTTCATTTCCATAAACTGCATTATGACTTCTCGGGAAATGGATACAGTTTTGGAAACACCAAATACTGCTTTCTCTATATCAACACTGATAGTTTCGCCATCCCGCATGGCACGCTCTGCATAACGATATAGCAACTTGAGGGACTTGGGCAGGCTCATGTCTTGTTTGGGTAACTCTTGAGGTTTTTCTGCAGTGTTTCCACGTTTCTACAGTGTTTGGCAGCAAAGATGAAGATATAGATGATATCAGAAGACAGCATGAGGCCATaataaaatgataaacaaaGAACTTTTGAAGGTAAGCACAGAATAAAATGAAATCCATTGTTGAACAGTGGCATATATACTTGAGTTATTTATCGCCTCCTACATTAACCTAACAAGACCCTTAGACGAAATGACATGCAAGCCTGCGACTTGGCCAATTGTTACTTATTCTTCAGTAACTGGCGACGGGAATCAGCTCTGCTTTATCAAGAACTACATCAATAGGAACTTTCAGACTGCCATCTCCCGAATGAACACCACTGACTCTGGTTGGCCGCATCGCACTTTAGTTACTGTACCATTGCTCACACCAAGGTGCATGgtttccaaattccaattaacAGAATATAAGGGAAAGCACTCTGTAAGTGAATGGCTAAGAACCCTTCTAACACCCCCAATAAGTGCATTCCACATGATAAAACAAGATACAagtcaaacataaaaaatattgttttaattCTTACCTTTATGGCATCTCTTTTACCCGCAACTGCCAATTCCACAAAATCAATTTCATTATCTTCTAAGACATTGTTTTCCTTCCCAGAACAGCCAGCGTTCCCAGAAGGATTGGGAGTTAGAGTTGGAAGTGTGATAGCAGCGGCCCCACCATCGATCTTTGCCTCTAACTCAGCAATCTTGGCTTTAAAGTAAGCCCCCTGCTGCTCAATCATCTTCTTGACCTCATCCAGCAGATCTTCCTTCTCCAACTGAGCCTGTCGGTCTCTTGGCCTGACAAAGCCTCCCACCTCTCTAACCCTACCAGACTGTTCAGGAGTTTCCAATGCCATTGTCAGGACACCATTATTCTTAGAGGAGAGATTGGCGTCAAAATTGTAcaaatgttcttga
Above is a window of Malus sylvestris chromosome 15, drMalSylv7.2, whole genome shotgun sequence DNA encoding:
- the LOC126603318 gene encoding uncharacterized protein LOC126603318 isoform X3 codes for the protein MSRKGYANLEAELKKTMPEGELDGHLLWKKAREDRKGNISNVTIGEQATKINREHSERSGPAEHCEDSEESRHSNHSESSEHSEHAEHSERPKHSEHAEHSEDAEPFEQAEQSEHQEHPEHSEHQEHLYNFDANLSSKNNGVLTMALETPEQSGRVREVGGFVRPRDRQAQLEKEDLLDEVKKMIEQQGAYFKAKIAELEAKIDGGAAAITLPTLTPNPSGNAGCSGKENNVLEDNEIDFVELAVAGKRDAIKKRGNTAEKPQELPKQDMSLPKSLKLLYRYAERAMRDGETISVDIEKAVFGVSKTVSISREVIMQFMEMKEISATCMIVYMRHLYNKLKESNMVNMVALTDPSSISVGVGDSDHKSRMLAAGLQNVPSDQVLLVPYNSGYHWMLTIISEGKDVCYFMDPLQRYFMDSLRRSMHEEEWKYVVNNGISQFNAQMGRGVQKPPIWKVLTGPKQPSNMECGYYVMRYMKEIIEDENLSFAAKWDGKALDAYTQAELNEVRCEWGDIVSDYM
- the LOC126603318 gene encoding uncharacterized protein LOC126603318 isoform X1, encoding MGSPKPKEVSTSKETEDAVTTSSGLKRKRGITNMRRIASTGKKLIVQYNSKGKPYGKVASELASYIGVVTRRTVPISVEGWPKVEKDLKNKIWEAIDMAFVLAPKSRKTVLSAASNRWRQFKCDLTTKYIMPFKDDAEALKNPPKEYDFIKQEHWEQFVNGRLTKEFQKLHKEQKERRAKLKYIHRMSRKGYANLEAELKKTMPEGELDGHLLWKKAREDRKGNISNVTIGEQATKINREHSERSGPAEHCEDSEESRHSNHSESSEHSEHAEHSERPKHSEHAEHSEDAEPFEQAEQSEHQEHPEHSEHQEHLYNFDANLSSKNNGVLTMALETPEQSGRVREVGGFVRPRDRQAQLEKEDLLDEVKKMIEQQGAYFKAKIAELEAKIDGGAAAITLPTLTPNPSGNAGCSGKENNVLEDNEIDFVELAVAGKRDAIKKRGNTAEKPQELPKQDMSLPKSLKLLYRYAERAMRDGETISVDIEKAVFGVSKTVSISREVIMQFMEMKEISATCMIVYMRHLYNKLKESNMVNMVALTDPSSISVGVGDSDHKSRMLAAGLQNVPSDQVLLVPYNSGYHWMLTIISEGKDVCYFMDPLQRYFMDSLRRSMHEEEWKYVVNNGISQFNAQMGRGVQKPPIWKVLTGPKQPSNMECGYYVMRYMKEIIEDENLSFAAKWDGKALDAYTQAELNEVRCEWGDIVSDYM
- the LOC126603318 gene encoding uncharacterized protein LOC126603318 isoform X2, encoding MGSPKPKEVSTSKETEDAVTTSSGLKRKRGITNMRRIASTGKKLIVQYNSKGKPYGKVASELASYIGVVTRRTVPISVEGWPKVEKDLKNKIWEAIDMAFVLAPKSRKTVLSAASNRWRQFKCDLTTKYIMPFKDDAEALKNPPKEYDFIKQEHWEQFVNGRLTKEFQKLHKEQKERRAKLKYIHRMSRKGYANLEAELKKTMPEGELDGHLLWKKAREDRKGNISNVTIGEQATKINREHSERSGPAEHCEDSEESRHSNHSESSEHSEHAEHSERPKHSEHAEHSEDAEPFEQAEQSEHQEHPEHSEHQEHLYNFDANLSSKNNGVLTMALETPEQSGRVREVGGFVRPRDRQAQLEKEDLLDEVKKMIEQQGAYFKAKIAELEAKIDGGAAAITLPTLTPNPSGNAGCSGKENNVLEDNEIDFVELAVAGKRDAIKKRGNTAEKPQELPKQDMSLPKSLKLLYRYAERAMRDGETISVDIEKAVFGVSKTVSISREVIMQFMEMKEISATCMIVYMRHLYNKLKESNMVNMVALTDPSSISVGVGDSDHKSRMLAAGLQNVPSDQVLLVPYNSGYHWMLTIISEGKDVCYFMDPLQRYFMDSLRRSMHEEEWKYVVNNGISQFNAQMGRGVQKPPIWKVLTGPKQPSNMECGYYVMRYMKEIIEDENLSFAAKRHL